In the Mytilus trossulus isolate FHL-02 chromosome 1, PNRI_Mtr1.1.1.hap1, whole genome shotgun sequence genome, one interval contains:
- the LOC134727084 gene encoding baculoviral IAP repeat-containing protein 3-like, whose product MLQQHGFQQCSFFPPDDSSVCKNDTKSKSDPMEYEGKRLSTFATFPDIPGLYATKLAGAGFYYLEKDNEVRCFNCKITYKNWKPHDSPIKIHLQISPLCEFIKHIGSKYSEHSKHISDRTVSNGTCDISHVRTECDQTLHDTNKLPVNGYNPQMSSHMLTGGTDTQRIQANSINQNSNNFRRNDSNSYSGPVQHIPCVVNQSLNNTTDNVSNTDITRTEAYQIPNNYSTNDTNSLTRISQTNIETLNRNGSTPNQQSSGHITTTYRSSNDAVGQPMMGICVDNPKYSKYAIRGSRLDSFKYWPTYLTQSPDEMATAGFFFTGSEDHCRCFFCGGGLKNWEPGDEPWVEHARWYQQCAFLRSCKGEKFIENVQTNVYRYVPAEIVEQSKLPSSKKDLAEFKDIPAVRSVTEFGYDEKLVREAYETLQKSGKSDITTTGLLETIFSLEEKHAHENSNYNQQPLENSQSVKEPAKIIAKQITNEATSDQEPELSVRSLEEENQNLKDQQTCKICLDEPIAIVFLPCGHLAACGSCAPALRRCPICRAFIKGTVKAIMC is encoded by the exons ATGTTACAACAGCATGGCTTCCAGCAATGTTCATTCTTTCCTCCAGACGACAGCTCAGTTTgcaaaaatgatacaaaatcaAAGAGTGATCCAATGGAGTATGAAGGAAAAAGATTATCAACTTTCGCAACATTTCCAGATATTCCTGGTCTTTATGCAACTAAACTTGCAGGAGCTGGATTCTATTATTTAGAAAAAGACAACGAGGTTCGCTGCTTTAATTgcaaaataacatataaaaattggAAACCGCATGATTCGCCTATAAAGATTCATCTACAAATTTCTCCGCTTTGTGAATTTATCAAACATATCGGCTCTAAATACAGTGaacattcaaaacatatatCAGATAGAACAGTAAGCAATGGTACATGTGATATTTCTCACGTACGAACTGAATGTGATCAAACATTGCACGACACAAATAAACTTCCTGTTAATGGTTACAATCCCCAAATGAGCTCTCATATGCTCACTGGTGGAACAGATACTCAAAGAATTCAGGCAAACTCaattaatcaaaattcaaataactTCAGACGGAATGATTCAAATTCTTATAGTGGACCTGTTCAACATATTCCATGTGTTGTAAATCAAAGTCTTAACAATACTACAGATAATGTTTCTAACACTGATATAACCAGGACAGAAGCTTACCAAATACCCAACAATTACTCGACTAATGATACTAATAGCTTGACTCGTATCTCACAAACTAATATAGAGACTTTGAATAGAAATGGAAGCACACCAAACCAACAATCTTCAGGTCATATAACTACCACATATAGATCAAGCAACGATGCAGTGGGACAACCGATGATGGGGATTTGCGTTGATAACCCGAAGTATTCAAAATACGCGATCAGAGGATCTAGACTGGACTCGTTTAAGTATTGGCCAACATATTTGACTCAGTCTCCAGACGAAATGGCAACAGCTGGATTCTTTTTTACAG GTAGTGAAGATCATTGTCGCTGCTTTTTCTGTGGAGGAGGATTGAAAAACTGGGAACCAGGTGATGAGCCTTGGGTAGAACATGCTCGCTGGTACCAGCAGTGTGCTTTCTTGCGAAGTTGTAAAGGCgaaaaatttatagaaaatgttCAAACAAACGTATACCGGTATGTTCCGGCTGAAATTGTGGAACAG AGTAAGCTTCCAAGTTCAAAAAAGGATTTGGCTGAATTTAAGGACATTCCTGCAGTAAGATCTGTAACAGAGTTTGGATATGATGAAAAGCTAGTTAGAGAAGCGTACGAAACTCTTCAAAAATCTGGAAAATCAG ATATCACGACTACCGGGCTTCTTGAAACTATTTTCAGTTTAGAAGAAAAACATGCCCAcgaaaattcaaattataaccAACAGCCACTGGAAAACTCGCAATCAGTTAAAGAACCTGCAAAAATTATAGCAAAGCAAATTACAAACGAAGCAACGAGCGATCAAGAGCCAGaat TGTCAGTGAGAAGTCTTGAAGAAGAAAATCAAAACCTGAAAGATCAGCAGACTTGTAAGATATGCTTGGATGAACCGATTGCAATTGTGTTTCTTCCTTGTGGTCATTTGGCTGCCTGTGGTAGCTGTGCGCCTGCGCTTAGAAGATGTCCAATATGTAGAGCATTTATCAAAGGAACAGTTAAAGCCATAATGTGCTGA